One genomic region from Bombyx mori chromosome 6, ASM3026992v2 encodes:
- the CecA gene encoding cecropin-A precursor produces the protein MNFVRILSFVFALVLALGAVSAAPEPRWKLFKKIEKVGRNVRDGLIKAGPAIAVIGQAKSLGK, from the exons ATGAATTTCGTACGTATTTTGAGCTTCGTCTTCGCGTTGGTGCTGGCTCTCGGCGCGGTCAGCGCTGCTCCTGAGCCCAGGTGGAAACTCTTCAAGAAAATT GAGAAAGTGGGACGCAACGTTCGCGATGGATTAATCAAAGCGGGTCCAGCTATAGCCGTCATAGGGCAAGCGAAATCCTTAGGAAAATAG